CTTTTGCAGTCTTGATCCAGTGTTCGGCCAGTTCGGTAGGATTTGCGCCCAGACCACGGCCAAGGTGCAGCGCCAGTCCCATCAATAATTCTGATGCCTTGCAGCAATCGGTGAGATTGTCCAGTGTGCTAAATGATTCTTGAGCATTCAATAGAAGTAGATCGTGATGCTGGCGAGAAAAAGCTATGGGATCATTTAAGCCATCCGTTAACTCAGGGAGCATCAGCAGGTCGAGCCACTCCGGATCAAGCCGGTTCTGCAATTGCTCGGGCTCTTCACTACCCATCTCTCGCCAAAGACGCAATGTCTTCCGGTCACCCGATTCGGCCAAACCACTTTCCAGCAGAAGGGCGAAAGCGATATCAGCTAAATTTTGCATCAGTTCGAGATATTCATCCTGAGCAACTTCGAAGCGCTTTGTGGCCTGTCCTTCAATGTAGGCGGCGACACTCAATTGAGGTAAATCTAAAACTTCCGGACACCCTTCCATACAGGGCAAATCACTCCCTTGGTAAATGTAGTGCAGTTTCTCGCCCTGCCTTTGGCGGCCAAGAGGATATAACCGGCAGGCCAGCGGGCGCCCCAAATGCACGCTGCATCCAAAGCCAGATACGTACTGGCTGCACGCCGGCTGCTGTTTCCAGCCGGGTGCACCATCAAAACGCAATTGGATGCCACCAAAATCGCAGTAACGATCACGAAACGTCCTCGGGGTCAGTCCTTTTGCTTTAGCCAGACACGCTAGTTCCGACGGGTTCAGCCTGACAGTTTTGCCATGACAGCAGATGCCTGAACGTGAACAGGTAAGTGGCAGATTATCAGTAAGGGAGAGTTTGGTCACGACCGACATTGTAGGTTTTCCTTCTGTATTTTATTTGTTCAAATTCTCGCAAGAACATCTGATTGAGAACGACCTTGTCAGGATCTTCTCAATCCTTTGGGGTTAAGAGTTTCCTTTGAATTTCATTTCACCATTCTCTGTGAACTCAAACATTGGCCCCCAAGCTACTTCCCAGTAATAACCATCAAGATCAGAGAAGTATCCACTGAAGCCGCCCCAGAAAGTATCTTGCGGTTCTTTAATAATACTGGCACCAGCCGTTTCCGCACGTCTTATAATTTCAAAAACCTCATCCTTGCTACGGGCGTTGTGAGCAAGTGTGACTCCATTAAACCCGCTACGAGTTACAGCAACATCGGGCGAAATATCTTCTGCGAGTTTTTCAAAAGGATAGAGGGCAATCCAGGTGCCGGGCAGCTCAATAAAAGTAATCTCATCCGATATTTTGGGAGGTGTACCAAGTACAGCTTTATAAAAGTCTGTAGCTTTGCCTAAATCCCCTACGCCAAGCGTTAAAATTGTTACTCTTGAAATTTTCATTATTCTCACCTTTTTAGCTCATAACAAGTTATTGTACTGTTACTAAAAAAAATTGATAATTTGTGATATTTAAAAAACAAAAGCCCCGTACTTCAATGATCTGAAGATCGGGGTTTTTTTGTATCCGGTCATGTTAAATCTTTTATACCGAGTCTCATTCAAATTATAGCTGCTTTGGCTTTGTCGGTTCTGTCCTCGGCGTATACATATACGCCTAAGGGAAAAACGCCTTGCCGCCTTGCTATCTCTTTGTAAGTAACCCGGTATTAGAGAGAGTGAAAAAACAAATCAAGAAAAGGGATTACTTATTCCTGTATAAAATATAAAAATAGAACAGCTTGTCCAATGAACATAAATTTAAAAACTTGGCTAACACTTTGCTTAAACTAAATCAATAAAATTTATATCGTGAATCAGCTATTTTACCTGAAAAGCTCTTTTAACTGTCGTTGTTTGTCCTGA
Above is a genomic segment from Pseudomonadota bacterium containing:
- a CDS encoding YkgJ family cysteine cluster protein, coding for MSVVTKLSLTDNLPLTCSRSGICCHGKTVRLNPSELACLAKAKGLTPRTFRDRYCDFGGIQLRFDGAPGWKQQPACSQYVSGFGCSVHLGRPLACRLYPLGRQRQGEKLHYIYQGSDLPCMEGCPEVLDLPQLSVAAYIEGQATKRFEVAQDEYLELMQNLADIAFALLLESGLAESGDRKTLRLWREMGSEEPEQLQNRLDPEWLDLLMLPELTDGLNDPIAFSRQHHDLLLLNAQESFSTLDNLTDCCKASELLMGLALHLGRGLGANPTELAEHWIKTAKEHGALD
- a CDS encoding VOC family protein is translated as MKISRVTILTLGVGDLGKATDFYKAVLGTPPKISDEITFIELPGTWIALYPFEKLAEDISPDVAVTRSGFNGVTLAHNARSKDEVFEIIRRAETAGASIIKEPQDTFWGGFSGYFSDLDGYYWEVAWGPMFEFTENGEMKFKGNS